Within Metabacillus sp. KUDC1714, the genomic segment CAATTTCTGGTCTTATTCCAGATAATGTTGATTTTACACCTAACAGCTTTAGTGTTTTAATTAGATTAAAAATTTCATGGGCAACCATTGTATCAATAATCGCGACACCTGATAAATCAATACATAGATGCTCAATTTTAAGTTCAGCACATTGGATTAATGTATTTTCTAAAATTAATTTAGCTCGTGCTGTATCAATATCCCCAATTAAAGGAAGTAAGGCCGTTTTATTTTGCAAGCGAATAACAGGTGAACTCAATTCGTTAATCATTTGTTTTTGTGCTTCTAGTTGTTTCATCGTGTTTCTATGAGCCTCATCAATATAAATATAAATGGATAGATTAAAAACTTTTCTAATGATGTCAAGCCAAGAGAATAATTGATCAACACTGACTTTTTCTATATTTTGTTTATAGAAATTATTAATATAATTGGTATATACATCTTGGGTTCTCATAAATTCTCTCACAACATAATGATCAGGTGTGTTTAAGTGTTTTTGATCACTTGCAAGCTCTTTAGACCACTTCTCAAACTCACTAAAAAACTGACTTTCTTCCTCAATAAAAAGTTTGTGTAAATGAAGATAATAATCTTGGTTCTGTTCCTTTAAAGTATTGATAATCTTAGGATCTTTTGTAGAATAGATCGAGCTAGCATCTTGATCTTCAACCATACTATACCAATCCTCAGTCATTTGCTGGGAATTCTCCATTAAAAAATGATATAACTCTTGATTTCTATGCATGTTTGTCTCACCCCAAATATAAGATATAGCCTTTTGATATATGTAACAGATTTTAAGTACTTACTTCTATTTTACTAGTGAATGCTTAAAAGCATAGATGACTGCTTGTGTACGATCCTGTACCTCAAGCTTACTTAATATGTTGCTCACATGCGTTTTAGCTGTTTTCAAGGCAATAAACAACTCATCAGCAATTTCTTGATTTGATTTCCCCTCAGCCATTAGCATAAGAATCTCCATTTCTCGGGATGTTAATTGATCATGAGGATGTGTTACATCTTTTTGACGCATTTTCATCATCATTTTTCCCGTTACTTCAGGTTCAAGAATGGATTGCCCATGAAATGTCGAGCGGACAGCACCCGCAATTTC encodes:
- a CDS encoding STAS domain-containing protein codes for the protein MHRNQELYHFLMENSQQMTEDWYSMVEDQDASSIYSTKDPKIINTLKEQNQDYYLHLHKLFIEEESQFFSEFEKWSKELASDQKHLNTPDHYVVREFMRTQDVYTNYINNFYKQNIEKVSVDQLFSWLDIIRKVFNLSIYIYIDEAHRNTMKQLEAQKQMINELSSPVIRLQNKTALLPLIGDIDTARAKLILENTLIQCAELKIEHLCIDLSGVAIIDTMVAHEIFNLIKTLKLLGVKSTLSGIRPEIAQTAIQLGLDFDEVRTTASLANALEQINT